A part of Carettochelys insculpta isolate YL-2023 chromosome 1, ASM3395843v1, whole genome shotgun sequence genomic DNA contains:
- the LOC142007064 gene encoding cystatin-A-like, with the protein MMRGAYSEVKLATPEVQAIADQVKPQLEKKENTTYKVFEALQYRTQVVHGLNYLIKVCISETEDQCVHLIVYVALPQEPSLTAYQLDKTKTDPLDPF; encoded by the exons ATGATGCGAGGAGCCTATTCAGAGGTGAAGCTGGCAACTCCAGAAGTTCAAGCGATTGCTGACCAG GTGAAGCCACAGCTGGAAAAGAAGGAGAATACAACATACAAAGTATTTGAAGCCTTACAATATAGGACGCAGGTTGTTCATGGACTAAACTATTTAATTAAG GTCTGCATCAGCGAAACTGAAGATCAATGTGTACACTTGATCGTGTACGtagccctgccccaggagccctcTCTTACTGCCTATCAGCTTGACAAAACCAAGACCGATCCACTGGACCCTTTTTAA